A window from Solanum stenotomum isolate F172 chromosome 5, ASM1918654v1, whole genome shotgun sequence encodes these proteins:
- the LOC125864263 gene encoding non-specific lipid-transfer protein 1 isoform X5: MEMISKIACLVVLCMIVVAPHAEALSCGQVTSGLAPCLPYLQGRGPLGGCCGGVKGLLGAAKTPADRKAACTCLKSAASAIKGIDVGKAAGIPSVCGVNIPYKISPSTDCSKVQ, from the coding sequence ATGGAAATGATTAGCAAAATTGCATGCCTTGTTGTTTTGTGCATGATAGTGGTTGCACCCCATGCAGAGGCACTAAGCTGCGGCCAGGTTACATCTGGCTTGGCTCCTTGCCTCCCATATCTCCAGGGACGCGGCCCTCTAGGAGGGTGTTGTGGTGGAGTTAAGGGTCTGTTGGGTGCAGCCAAGACCCCAGCGGATCGAAAGGCAGCATGTACTTGCCTCAAATCAGCCGCTAGTGCTATTAAAGGCATTGATGTGGGCAAAGCCGCTGGTATCCCTAGTGTTTGTGGCGTAAACATTCCTTACAAGATCAGCCCCTCCACTGACTGCTCCAA
- the LOC125864263 gene encoding non-specific lipid-transfer protein 1 isoform X8, protein MEMISKIACLVVLCMIVVAPHAEALSCGQVTSGLAPCLPYLQGRGPLGGCCGGVKGLLGAAKTPADRKAACTCLKSAASAIKGIDVGKAAGIPSVCGVNIPYKISPSTDCSKVQ, encoded by the exons ATGGAAATGATTAGCAAAATTGCATGCCTTGTTGTTTTGTGCATGATAGTGGTTGCACCCCATGCAGAGGCACTAAGCTGCGGCCAGGTTACATCTGGCTTGGCTCCTTGCCTCCCATATCTCCAGGGACGCGGCCCTCTAGGAGGGTGTTGTGGTGGAGTTAAGGGTCTGTTGGGTGCAGCCAAGACCCCAGCGGATCGAAAGGCAGCATGTACTTGCCTCAAATCAGCCGCTAGTGCTATTAAAGGCATTGATGTGGGCAAAGCCGCTGGTATCCCTAGTGTTTGTGGCGTAAACATTCCTTACAAGATCAGCCCCTCCACTGACTGCTCCAA GGTCCAGTAA